In Streptomyces sp. TS71-3, the following proteins share a genomic window:
- a CDS encoding VOC family protein, whose amino-acid sequence MINQWRLRAAFARRLSEMYGQEVPAYTTLVDVSREVNEDVLRARGADAERLGSIGRVTAERHGAIRVGTPRELQQVARVFGALGMHPVGFYDLREAAASAVPVVSTAFRPVDGEELARNPFRVFTSLLTPADPRFFDEELRARLETFLAGRELFPPELLALADRAEAAGELPDAEAERFLELAVAAFELSREPIDRVWYETLEKVSAVAADIGGVRSTHINHLTPRVLDIDELYRRMTARGIEMIDTIQGPPGGGLPGAVGVSGAGAQAGSAPDAGALWPDVLLRQTSFRALAEPRTMREPDGTVREGALRVRFGEVEARGIALTRAGRERYDTLLARVDERLAREPSADRSAVARALWPDLLPGTEHELAVQDLAYFTYRAAPDRPRDGTRPPATMADLLAAGWLRAEPIVYEDFLPRSAAGIFQSNLSGKGRRDDDQTGAAYDSAWLSAALDRDVLDPYALYADQQGRSLKRAAEELGAPVPVPAPGTTG is encoded by the coding sequence ATGATCAACCAGTGGCGCCTGCGTGCCGCCTTCGCCCGCCGGCTCTCGGAGATGTACGGGCAGGAGGTCCCCGCGTACACCACGCTCGTGGACGTCTCCCGCGAGGTCAACGAGGACGTCCTGCGCGCCCGCGGCGCCGACGCCGAGCGCCTCGGTTCCATCGGCCGGGTGACCGCCGAGCGGCACGGCGCCATCCGCGTCGGCACCCCCCGCGAACTCCAGCAGGTCGCCCGCGTCTTCGGCGCCCTCGGCATGCACCCCGTCGGCTTCTACGACCTGCGCGAGGCCGCCGCGAGCGCGGTCCCGGTGGTGTCGACGGCGTTCCGGCCGGTGGACGGCGAGGAGCTGGCCCGCAACCCGTTCCGCGTCTTCACCTCGCTCCTCACCCCCGCCGATCCGCGTTTCTTCGACGAGGAGCTGCGGGCCCGCCTGGAGACGTTCCTCGCGGGACGGGAGCTGTTCCCGCCGGAGCTGCTCGCCCTCGCGGACCGCGCCGAGGCCGCCGGCGAGCTGCCGGACGCGGAGGCCGAGCGCTTCCTGGAACTCGCCGTGGCCGCGTTCGAGCTGTCGCGGGAACCCATCGACCGCGTCTGGTACGAGACGCTGGAGAAGGTGTCCGCGGTCGCCGCGGACATCGGCGGGGTGCGCAGCACCCACATCAACCACCTCACGCCGCGCGTGCTCGACATCGACGAGCTGTACCGCCGGATGACGGCCCGCGGCATCGAGATGATCGACACCATCCAGGGCCCGCCGGGCGGCGGGCTGCCGGGGGCCGTGGGTGTGTCCGGCGCGGGTGCGCAGGCCGGGAGCGCCCCGGACGCCGGTGCGCTCTGGCCGGACGTCCTGCTCCGCCAGACGTCGTTCCGTGCCCTCGCCGAGCCCCGGACGATGCGGGAGCCGGACGGCACGGTGCGCGAGGGCGCGCTGCGGGTGCGCTTCGGCGAGGTCGAGGCGCGCGGCATCGCGCTCACGCGGGCCGGCCGGGAGCGCTACGACACGCTGCTCGCACGGGTCGACGAGAGGCTCGCGCGGGAGCCGTCGGCGGACCGTTCGGCGGTGGCCCGCGCCCTGTGGCCGGACCTGCTGCCGGGCACGGAACACGAACTCGCCGTACAGGACCTCGCGTACTTCACCTACCGGGCCGCCCCCGACCGCCCCCGCGACGGCACCCGCCCGCCCGCGACCATGGCCGACCTGCTCGCGGCGGGCTGGCTGCGCGCCGAGCCGATCGTCTACGAGGACTTCCTGCCGCGCTCGGCGGCGGGCATCTTCCAGTCCAACCTCAGCGGCAAGGGCCGCAGGGACGACGACCAGACGGGCGCCGCCTACGACAGCGCCTGGCTCTCCGCCGCCCTCGACCGGGACGTCCTCGACCCCTACGCCCTCTACGCGGACCAGCAGGGCCGGTCGCTGAAGCGGGCGGCGGAGGAACTGGGAGCACCGGTTCCGGTCCCGGCGCCGGGGACGACGGGCTGA
- a CDS encoding chitinase, with protein MSRLSVLLAALASALVLAGTGTAAVAVAEDSGPLGAHDPYPAGAHEPYPTGAHDPYPTGAHDPYPTGAHDPYPAGAHEPYEAQGPHGAGFVVSEAQFDRMFPDRDPFFTYAGLLEATRSYPAFAHTGNLLVRRQEAAAFLANVSHETGALVYKVNQNPASYPVFCDDTQPYGCPAGHDAYYGRGAIMLSWNFNYKAAGDALGLDLLNDPWLVERDPAVAWATALWYWNTQTGPGTMTGHDAIVHHKGFGEAIRSLNGTAECDGGNAEQMRHRVSLYRQFTRLLGTLPGRHQTC; from the coding sequence GTGAGCAGGCTGTCCGTCCTGCTGGCGGCGCTCGCCTCGGCCCTGGTGCTCGCCGGGACCGGGACCGCGGCCGTAGCCGTGGCCGAGGACAGCGGGCCGCTCGGTGCGCACGATCCGTACCCCGCCGGAGCGCACGAGCCATACCCCACGGGCGCGCACGATCCGTACCCCACGGGCGCGCACGACCCCTACCCCACGGGCGCGCACGACCCGTACCCAGCAGGCGCGCACGAACCGTACGAGGCACAAGGCCCGCACGGAGCCGGCTTCGTCGTCAGCGAGGCGCAGTTCGACCGGATGTTCCCGGACCGGGACCCGTTCTTCACCTACGCGGGGCTGCTGGAGGCCACGCGCTCGTACCCGGCCTTCGCGCACACAGGTAACCTTCTGGTGCGCCGGCAGGAGGCCGCCGCCTTCCTCGCCAACGTCAGCCATGAGACCGGTGCGCTGGTCTACAAGGTCAACCAGAACCCGGCCTCGTACCCGGTCTTCTGCGACGACACCCAGCCGTACGGCTGCCCGGCCGGCCACGACGCGTACTACGGGCGCGGCGCGATCATGCTGAGCTGGAACTTCAACTACAAGGCGGCCGGCGACGCCCTCGGGCTCGACCTGCTGAACGACCCCTGGCTGGTCGAGCGCGATCCGGCCGTGGCCTGGGCCACCGCCCTGTGGTACTGGAACACCCAGACCGGCCCCGGCACCATGACCGGCCACGACGCCATCGTCCACCACAAGGGCTTCGGCGAGGCCATCCGCAGCCTCAACGGCACCGCGGAGTGCGACGGCGGGAACGCCGAGCAGATGCGGCACCGCGTGAGCCTCTACCGGCAGTTCACCCGGCTCCTGGGCACCCTCCCGGGCCGCCACCAGACCTGCTGA
- a CDS encoding glutathione peroxidase, whose product MSDDVQNAQAEQDVYGVPIGALLGGSAELEQFRGKVVLVVNVASRCGLTPQYEELEKLHERFAGRGFSVLGVPCNQFKGQEPGTAEEIAEFCSATYGVTFPMTEKVDVNGDGRHQLYERLVGFADSEGYTGDIQWNFEKFLVGADGVVRGRFGPQTTPDAGEVVAAVEKALAE is encoded by the coding sequence ATGAGTGACGATGTGCAGAATGCGCAGGCAGAGCAGGACGTGTACGGCGTGCCGATCGGGGCGCTGCTGGGCGGGTCCGCGGAGCTGGAGCAGTTCCGCGGGAAGGTCGTGCTGGTCGTGAACGTGGCGTCCCGGTGCGGTCTGACCCCGCAGTACGAGGAGCTGGAGAAGCTGCACGAGCGGTTCGCGGGGCGCGGCTTCAGCGTGCTGGGGGTGCCCTGCAACCAGTTCAAGGGGCAGGAGCCGGGGACCGCGGAGGAGATCGCGGAGTTCTGCTCGGCGACGTACGGGGTGACGTTCCCGATGACGGAGAAGGTCGACGTCAACGGGGACGGGCGGCACCAGCTGTACGAGCGGCTGGTGGGGTTCGCGGACTCGGAGGGGTACACCGGGGATATCCAGTGGAACTTCGAGAAGTTTCTCGTCGGGGCGGACGGGGTGGTGCGGGGGCGGTTCGGGCCGCAGACGACGCCCGATGCGGGGGAGGTTGTCGCGGCGGTGGAGAAGGCTCTCGCCGAGTAA
- a CDS encoding MerR family transcriptional regulator, with product MGEPGAGAVEGAGVLLSVGAFAARARLSRRALRLYDRTGLLAPAHVDEESGYRYYRAEQVEHARLVALLRRLDMPLALIAEVMREPGDTAAHHLALYWRGVEERIAAQRILVEYLRGRLSGRSSELDEKFRIRTRDVPAQYVISQSRHTLANGLPAWIGSSMTRLTAAAEECGGVAGPPFVVYHAEVTDESDGPVETCVPVRDRVAARAWALDQGRSWGSRAREEGAHRLAYTRITKAQVVYPEIIAAFEAVEEWIAGQRLRVAGPSREVYFTDWSSAGPDDEVCDVAFPVTA from the coding sequence GTGGGTGAGCCGGGCGCGGGGGCGGTCGAGGGGGCCGGGGTGCTGCTCAGCGTCGGTGCCTTCGCCGCCCGTGCCCGCCTCTCCCGCAGAGCGCTGCGCCTCTACGACCGCACCGGGCTGCTCGCCCCCGCCCACGTCGACGAGGAGAGCGGCTACCGCTACTACCGCGCCGAACAGGTCGAGCACGCTCGCCTGGTCGCACTGCTGCGCCGGCTGGACATGCCGCTCGCCCTCATCGCCGAGGTGATGCGCGAGCCGGGCGACACCGCCGCACACCACCTCGCCCTGTACTGGCGCGGCGTCGAGGAACGCATCGCCGCCCAGCGCATCCTGGTCGAGTACCTCCGTGGACGCCTGTCGGGCAGGAGTTCCGAGTTGGACGAGAAGTTCCGGATCAGGACCCGCGACGTGCCGGCGCAGTACGTCATCAGCCAGTCGCGGCACACCCTCGCGAACGGGTTGCCCGCCTGGATCGGTTCCTCCATGACCCGGCTGACGGCCGCGGCCGAGGAGTGCGGCGGAGTGGCGGGACCGCCGTTCGTCGTCTACCACGCCGAGGTCACCGACGAGAGCGACGGCCCCGTCGAGACGTGCGTGCCCGTCAGGGATCGGGTGGCCGCCCGCGCCTGGGCGCTGGACCAGGGCCGTAGCTGGGGCTCCCGCGCCCGCGAGGAGGGCGCGCACCGGCTCGCGTACACCAGGATCACCAAGGCGCAGGTGGTGTATCCGGAGATCATCGCCGCGTTCGAGGCGGTGGAGGAGTGGATCGCCGGACAGCGCCTGCGCGTCGCCGGGCCGAGCCGCGAGGTCTACTTCACGGACTGGTCGTCGGCGGGTCCCGACGACGAGGTGTGCGACGTCGCCTTTCCGGTGACGGCCTAG
- a CDS encoding MFS transporter, whose product MFARLHPVTVATVLAALAHVVWFFVFANGGGDLAAQDAWAEFVGRHPDSAYNLAWYGGMHPVSYSAVSPYLMSVLGVRTTMMVAGTVSAALLTMILTRSRAVRRPLPPALIGVLGLLCNAVSGRVTFGLGAMFGLGAVAAVFCWPYRWRHKRWAKAAVAAPLAGLATGASPVAGLFVGLIAVALFLQRRRPGAYALGLAPLAVVALSAWLFPFSGTQPMTVLSALWPTAAGLATFFLVPERWVTVRITSAVYTLAVVLAWLVSSQVGSNITRLAMLFSGAVLLAALPFTRPRTRRWYAMVLALVGFVTWIGIHTVGDIVRTRPAASWAHQLAPLVHQLQVIKAERGRVEVVPASSHREASALAPYVNLARGWNRQADMQRNPLFYDDTLNSANYHEWLRRWAVHYVVLPKEQPDGDGGQRERQLLRRGQPYLKQIWGDANWQLFAVTDPMPLATPPAVVDRAEEGELTIKVKRAGRVLIRIPYSPWLSLIDEHGKGVAPPRETEESKQRPDGSLKSFENVNGCLMETGEDASGDRWTELLAPHAGVYRLGAPYQLPRGTPCPKELR is encoded by the coding sequence ATGTTCGCGCGCCTTCACCCGGTGACCGTGGCCACCGTCCTCGCGGCCCTCGCGCACGTCGTCTGGTTCTTCGTCTTCGCGAACGGCGGTGGCGACCTGGCGGCGCAGGACGCCTGGGCCGAGTTCGTCGGACGGCACCCGGACTCCGCGTACAACCTCGCGTGGTACGGCGGCATGCACCCGGTCTCGTACAGCGCGGTGTCGCCGTACCTGATGTCGGTGCTCGGGGTGCGGACGACGATGATGGTCGCCGGCACTGTCTCGGCCGCGCTGCTCACCATGATCCTGACGCGCAGCCGCGCCGTGCGCAGGCCGCTGCCGCCGGCGCTCATCGGCGTCCTGGGGCTGCTGTGCAACGCCGTCTCGGGACGCGTCACCTTCGGGCTCGGCGCCATGTTCGGGCTCGGCGCCGTCGCCGCCGTGTTCTGCTGGCCGTACCGCTGGCGGCACAAGCGGTGGGCGAAGGCGGCCGTCGCGGCGCCGCTGGCCGGCCTCGCCACGGGAGCCTCGCCGGTGGCCGGGCTCTTCGTGGGCCTGATCGCGGTCGCGCTCTTCCTCCAGCGGCGCCGCCCCGGGGCGTACGCGCTGGGTCTCGCGCCGCTCGCGGTGGTGGCGCTGTCGGCCTGGCTGTTCCCGTTCTCCGGCACCCAGCCCATGACGGTCCTGTCGGCGCTGTGGCCCACGGCGGCCGGCCTCGCCACGTTCTTCCTGGTGCCCGAGCGGTGGGTGACGGTCCGCATCACCAGCGCCGTGTACACGCTCGCGGTGGTGCTCGCCTGGCTGGTCAGCTCGCAGGTCGGCTCGAACATCACGCGGTTGGCGATGCTGTTCAGCGGAGCGGTGCTGTTGGCGGCGCTGCCGTTCACCAGGCCGCGCACCCGCAGGTGGTACGCGATGGTGCTGGCGCTGGTGGGCTTCGTGACGTGGATAGGGATCCACACCGTCGGGGACATCGTGCGCACTCGCCCCGCGGCCTCCTGGGCCCACCAGCTGGCGCCGCTGGTGCACCAGCTCCAGGTGATCAAGGCGGAACGGGGCAGGGTCGAGGTCGTCCCCGCCAGCAGCCACCGGGAGGCGTCCGCGCTCGCGCCGTACGTCAACCTGGCCCGCGGCTGGAACCGCCAGGCCGACATGCAGCGCAACCCGCTCTTCTACGACGACACCCTGAACTCCGCGAACTACCACGAATGGCTGCGGCGCTGGGCGGTCCACTACGTGGTGCTGCCCAAGGAGCAGCCGGACGGCGACGGCGGGCAGCGGGAACGGCAGCTGCTGCGGCGCGGCCAGCCCTACCTCAAGCAGATCTGGGGCGACGCGAACTGGCAGCTCTTCGCCGTCACCGACCCCATGCCGCTCGCCACGCCGCCCGCGGTGGTGGACCGGGCGGAGGAGGGCGAGCTGACGATCAAGGTCAAGCGGGCCGGACGGGTGCTGATCCGGATCCCGTACTCACCCTGGCTGAGCCTCATCGACGAGCACGGAAAGGGCGTGGCGCCGCCCCGGGAGACCGAGGAGTCGAAGCAGCGCCCCGACGGCTCGCTGAAGTCGTTCGAGAACGTCAACGGCTGCCTGATGGAGACCGGGGAGGACGCGTCCGGGGACCGCTGGACCGAACTGCTCGCCCCACACGCCGGCGTCTACCGCCTGGGCGCGCCGTACCAGCTGCCCAGGGGTACGCCGTGTCCGAAGGAGCTGCGGTAG
- a CDS encoding D-alanyl-D-alanine carboxypeptidase, whose translation MGVSGGEGVSGGGGASGGADVSADADASGGADGPGGADVPGGADVPGGADASGGSDVFGSADSSEGADVSRDAGESGAADGSDVPGGADPADVSGEADGRSGGEGAAGADEDSGAGAGASAEEGDGPDGGSGSADDDDDGNDGDEEGGEGWEAREPAATDEPAAAAGSEPEAAGGSAAAKGSADSGAPEVTGRSEAADERGAGEEPRASDEPEATGTSGTSGTSGTSGTTEHLQASDEPEAADAPEPADGSGASDETEAGEEPRALDKPGASDGPETSEGPEPSEESEAPGEGPSGPGAGGVDQKTAVFRAPKAPPVDRPTTALKWNGGRGAAAEDADGGEAETGAETGAETGAETGAETGAETGAGGGAGGAAAKASRTSVPSGAPDTGKEAPSAPSKPATEAARPPLSVPLPPARPTGADSGARGTDVPERPAERTSKFVALKPLDEPAPAPGRTGADPEGTPGLRNTNEMPVPPRPPLDLLAELTNTPPPRQTVVRSALRRVKIWTPLVVLLAIVFAVVQAVRPLPNPTLALTADDTFAFDGGGAALPWPTEGQGWMDVSGIGTMDHFGAQKPVPIGSVAKTMTAYLVLKDHPLKSGEPGPKIRVDATAEKEGGLKSEGESVVDTIHEGDMLTLQQALSAIMIPSANNVARLLGRWDAGSQNAFVAKMNAAAKDLGMKHTTYTDPSGLNPTTVSTAEDQVKLADELVKIPALMDITRLPQWKDPSGHNWRNYNNLVPYDGAIGIKTGSTTKAGGNLVFAARKEVDGQTVTVVGAVLGQHQGPSIIDTVNNVSKPVMLAARDALKSAVVLKKGDVVGYVDDGLGGQTPVVATKDVTAVGWSGLKVHLGLNDPQGKTLPHEAKAGTEVGSLSVGGAAAGSGSGGGKGSAIKVPVALQRGLSEPGYGAKFTRLG comes from the coding sequence GTGGGTGTTTCCGGTGGTGAGGGTGTTTCCGGTGGTGGGGGCGCTTCCGGCGGTGCGGATGTCTCCGCTGACGCGGATGCCTCAGGGGGTGCGGATGGCCCCGGGGGTGCGGATGTCCCCGGGGGTGCGGATGTCCCTGGGGGTGCCGACGCCTCAGGGGGTTCGGACGTCTTCGGGAGTGCGGACTCCTCCGAGGGTGCGGATGTTTCGCGGGATGCGGGTGAGTCCGGTGCTGCGGATGGATCTGATGTACCCGGTGGTGCGGATCCTGCGGATGTTTCCGGTGAGGCGGATGGCCGGTCCGGCGGCGAGGGTGCCGCGGGTGCGGACGAGGACTCCGGCGCGGGTGCCGGTGCTTCTGCCGAGGAGGGCGACGGCCCGGACGGCGGGAGCGGATCGGCCGACGATGACGACGATGGCAATGACGGTGACGAAGAGGGCGGCGAGGGCTGGGAGGCCCGAGAGCCCGCGGCCACTGACGAGCCTGCGGCCGCGGCCGGCAGCGAGCCCGAGGCCGCTGGTGGGTCTGCGGCCGCGAAGGGGTCCGCGGACAGCGGGGCTCCCGAGGTAACCGGCAGGTCCGAGGCCGCCGACGAGCGCGGGGCGGGGGAGGAGCCGCGCGCCTCCGACGAGCCCGAAGCGACCGGCACGTCTGGCACGTCCGGCACGTCTGGCACGTCCGGTACCACCGAGCACCTCCAAGCTTCCGATGAGCCCGAGGCAGCCGACGCCCCTGAGCCGGCCGACGGATCCGGGGCCTCCGACGAGACCGAGGCCGGGGAGGAGCCGCGGGCCCTCGACAAGCCCGGTGCCTCTGACGGACCTGAGACCTCCGAGGGACCTGAGCCCTCCGAAGAGTCCGAGGCGCCCGGTGAGGGCCCGAGCGGGCCCGGTGCGGGGGGCGTCGATCAGAAGACCGCCGTCTTCCGCGCCCCGAAGGCGCCGCCCGTCGACCGGCCGACGACCGCCCTGAAGTGGAACGGCGGCCGCGGCGCCGCGGCCGAGGATGCCGACGGCGGCGAGGCGGAGACCGGAGCCGAGACCGGAGCCGAGACCGGGGCCGAGACCGGGGCCGAGACCGGAGCCGAGACCGGGGCCGGGGGCGGGGCCGGGGGCGCCGCCGCCAAGGCCTCCCGTACCTCCGTCCCGTCCGGGGCGCCGGACACCGGCAAGGAAGCCCCGAGCGCCCCGTCCAAGCCCGCCACGGAGGCCGCCCGGCCCCCTCTGTCCGTGCCCCTGCCGCCCGCCCGGCCCACCGGCGCGGACTCCGGCGCCCGCGGCACGGACGTGCCCGAGCGCCCCGCCGAGCGGACCAGCAAGTTCGTCGCGCTCAAGCCGCTGGACGAGCCGGCGCCCGCCCCGGGCCGCACCGGCGCGGACCCCGAGGGCACCCCGGGGCTGCGGAACACCAACGAGATGCCGGTACCGCCGCGGCCGCCGCTCGATCTGCTCGCCGAGCTGACGAACACCCCGCCGCCCCGGCAGACCGTGGTCCGCTCCGCGCTGCGCCGGGTCAAGATCTGGACGCCGCTGGTGGTGCTGCTGGCGATCGTCTTCGCGGTCGTACAGGCGGTCAGGCCGCTGCCGAACCCGACGCTCGCGCTCACCGCCGACGACACCTTCGCCTTCGACGGCGGCGGTGCGGCGCTGCCCTGGCCCACCGAGGGACAGGGCTGGATGGACGTCTCGGGCATCGGGACGATGGACCACTTCGGTGCCCAGAAGCCCGTCCCGATCGGCTCGGTGGCCAAGACCATGACCGCCTACCTCGTCCTCAAGGACCATCCGCTGAAGAGCGGCGAGCCAGGACCCAAGATCCGGGTGGACGCGACCGCGGAGAAGGAGGGCGGCCTCAAGTCCGAGGGCGAGTCGGTGGTCGACACCATCCACGAGGGCGACATGCTGACCCTCCAGCAGGCGCTCTCGGCCATCATGATCCCGTCCGCGAACAACGTGGCGCGGCTGCTCGGGCGCTGGGACGCGGGCTCCCAGAATGCCTTCGTCGCGAAGATGAACGCCGCGGCCAAGGACCTCGGCATGAAGCACACGACGTACACCGACCCGTCGGGCCTCAACCCGACCACCGTGAGCACCGCCGAGGACCAGGTGAAGCTCGCGGACGAGCTGGTGAAGATCCCCGCGCTGATGGACATCACCAGGCTGCCCCAGTGGAAGGACCCCTCCGGCCACAACTGGCGGAACTACAACAACCTGGTCCCGTACGACGGCGCCATCGGCATCAAGACCGGCTCCACCACCAAGGCGGGCGGCAACCTGGTCTTCGCGGCGCGCAAGGAGGTCGACGGGCAGACCGTCACCGTCGTCGGCGCGGTGCTCGGCCAGCACCAGGGCCCGTCGATCATCGACACGGTCAACAACGTCAGCAAGCCGGTCATGCTCGCCGCCCGTGACGCGCTGAAGTCCGCGGTGGTCCTGAAGAAGGGCGACGTCGTCGGGTACGTGGACGACGGCCTCGGGGGGCAGACCCCGGTCGTGGCCACGAAGGACGTCACCGCCGTCGGCTGGTCCGGCCTGAAGGTGCACCTCGGCCTGAACGACCCGCAGGGCAAGACCCTGCCGCACGAGGCGAAGGCGGGCACGGAGGTCGGTTCGCTCAGCGTCGGCGGAGCCGCGGCTGGCAGTGGCAGCGGCGGCGGCAAGGGCAGCGCGATCAAGGTGCCGGTGGCGCTCCAGAGGGGCCTCAGCGAGCCGGGGTACGGGGCGAAGTTCACGCGCCTCGGCTAA
- a CDS encoding GPP34 family phosphoprotein: MGRSRRTIPEELLLLALDPTTGTTAQPQSLDLGLAGAQLVELALAGRIAPDGDRIAVVVPRPTGDPTLDCALELLRRRGAPVRAVHWIGGPRLGLRQTYLSHLERCGMVHAVAGQMCGVLPTTRYQATDTAISREIRSRLDSAIRTGVPPDPRTAALAALAHAVGLGKHLYPGNEGRSSRSRLRDLIRHDPMGGLVAHAVMDVQNGVAAQPRRGPAPTGPQSGRPAAEPGRVPTQPRHGAMARAVVH; this comes from the coding sequence ATGGGCAGGAGCCGCAGAACAATTCCGGAGGAGCTTCTGCTGCTCGCTCTGGACCCGACCACGGGTACCACAGCGCAGCCGCAGTCGCTCGACCTCGGTCTGGCCGGAGCGCAGCTAGTGGAGCTCGCGCTGGCCGGACGAATAGCCCCAGACGGGGATCGTATCGCCGTGGTGGTACCACGGCCGACAGGAGATCCAACACTGGACTGCGCACTGGAGTTGCTGCGAAGGCGCGGCGCCCCGGTCCGGGCGGTCCACTGGATCGGCGGGCCCCGGTTGGGGCTCCGCCAGACGTATCTCTCACACCTGGAGCGGTGCGGCATGGTGCACGCCGTCGCGGGCCAGATGTGCGGGGTGCTGCCGACCACTCGCTACCAGGCCACGGACACGGCCATCAGCCGGGAGATCAGGTCCCGGCTGGACTCCGCGATCCGCACCGGCGTACCGCCGGACCCGCGGACCGCGGCGCTCGCCGCCCTGGCCCACGCGGTGGGGCTCGGCAAGCACCTCTATCCCGGCAACGAGGGGCGTTCCTCACGCTCCCGGCTCCGGGACCTCATCAGGCACGACCCGATGGGCGGCCTCGTGGCGCACGCCGTCATGGACGTCCAGAACGGTGTCGCGGCACAGCCTCGGCGCGGTCCGGCCCCCACCGGGCCACAGTCCGGGCGGCCCGCAGCGGAGCCCGGCAGGGTTCCGACGCAGCCACGCCACGGGGCCATGGCACGCGCCGTGGTCCATTGA
- a CDS encoding helix-turn-helix transcriptional regulator, producing the protein MASNVNPTVRRRRLGQELRRLRELKGMTAEEVAERLLVSQSKISRLENGRRSISQRDVRDLCGVYDVEDQRVVESLMQMAKDSRQQGWWHSFGDIPYSVYIGLETDAASLRVYDPQVVPGLLQTRNYAEALIRGALPETPAADVDKRVQVRMRRQDRVYASETPLRLWTVMDEAALRRVVGGPGLMRDQLDHLVEQSQLPHVTVQVIPFEMGAHPGINGQYAILEFPDASDSSVVYIEGVTSDLYLEKSGDVQKYSVMYEHLRAQALNVEQSRDFISKIAKDYAR; encoded by the coding sequence GTGGCGTCCAATGTCAATCCCACCGTAAGACGACGCCGTCTCGGCCAGGAGCTGCGCAGACTGCGTGAGCTGAAGGGCATGACCGCCGAGGAGGTCGCCGAGCGGCTGCTGGTCTCGCAGTCGAAGATCAGCCGGCTGGAGAACGGCCGCCGCAGCATCAGCCAGCGCGACGTCCGCGACCTGTGCGGGGTCTACGACGTCGAGGACCAGCGCGTGGTCGAATCGCTGATGCAGATGGCCAAGGACTCCCGCCAGCAGGGCTGGTGGCACTCCTTCGGCGACATCCCGTACAGCGTCTACATCGGCCTGGAGACCGACGCCGCGTCGCTGCGCGTCTACGATCCGCAGGTCGTTCCGGGCCTGTTGCAGACCAGGAACTACGCCGAGGCGCTGATCAGGGGCGCGCTGCCCGAGACGCCGGCGGCCGACGTCGACAAGCGGGTGCAGGTCCGCATGCGCCGCCAGGACCGGGTCTACGCGTCGGAGACCCCGCTGCGGCTGTGGACGGTGATGGACGAGGCGGCGCTGCGCCGGGTCGTCGGCGGTCCGGGCCTGATGCGCGATCAGCTCGACCACCTCGTCGAGCAGTCCCAGCTCCCGCATGTGACCGTGCAGGTCATCCCGTTCGAGATGGGGGCGCATCCGGGAATCAACGGCCAGTACGCGATTCTGGAATTCCCGGACGCCAGCGATTCCAGCGTGGTCTATATCGAGGGTGTCACCAGCGACCTCTATCTGGAGAAGTCGGGTGACGTCCAGAAATACAGCGTGATGTACGAACACCTGCGGGCCCAGGCCCTGAACGTGGAACAGTCGCGCGATTTCATTTCGAAGATCGCCAAGGACTACGCACGTTGA
- a CDS encoding DUF397 domain-containing protein, with product MAIKQGATSTWTKSSYSTGNGACVEVKSPVSHAIAVRDSKVPEGRALAFAPLSWTAFVSEVTRGAFHLG from the coding sequence ATGGCAATCAAGCAGGGCGCTACGTCCACGTGGACCAAGTCCTCGTATTCCACGGGGAACGGCGCATGCGTCGAGGTCAAGTCGCCGGTTTCGCACGCGATCGCGGTGCGGGACTCCAAGGTGCCGGAAGGGCGTGCGCTCGCGTTCGCGCCGCTGTCCTGGACCGCCTTCGTATCTGAAGTGACCCGGGGCGCCTTCCACCTCGGCTGA